One Candidatus Dormiibacterota bacterium genomic window carries:
- a CDS encoding FAD-binding oxidoreductase encodes MPGQEITVDEQRTFSVDGLLPSTVMRPNDAGEAARDLHACDEGPAAVVVWGGGTQMRLGAPPRRYEVAFSTERMTRLLEYEPADLTCRVEAGMRLSDLQAALRAQGQRLPLDPPHPEHATVGGMVAANTNGLTRGRYGTVRDWVIGIAVAYPSGKVARAGGKVVKNVAGYDLMKLHIGALGTLGVVAEVNFKVQARPEAEATLLAHFEAPGPALAVGLKLARQYLAPAAAIVLDGETFSEFLPPPHAGEGRGGGPAQWTLALKLEGYAREVDAAKDVAIGFIHESGGVVDEPGIPPSFWDAARDWSAPADEGVVLRAVVPLNSSQNLIAAVRADARVLAQPASGVVDVRVPATSAAGTLSRLRDAAGAEGQVVVAAAPVAVKQAVDVWGPPPPGFPIMRALKQALDPNGILNPGRFVGGI; translated from the coding sequence TTGCCCGGGCAAGAGATCACCGTCGACGAGCAACGAACCTTCAGCGTGGATGGTCTGTTGCCGTCGACCGTGATGCGCCCGAACGATGCCGGTGAAGCCGCGCGTGACCTGCACGCCTGTGACGAGGGGCCGGCCGCCGTCGTGGTCTGGGGCGGAGGGACGCAGATGCGGCTGGGCGCCCCACCCAGGCGGTACGAGGTTGCGTTTTCGACCGAACGGATGACGCGTCTGCTCGAGTACGAGCCGGCCGACCTCACCTGCCGAGTCGAGGCAGGGATGCGGCTCAGCGACCTGCAGGCGGCGCTGCGGGCCCAGGGTCAGAGGCTCCCGCTCGATCCACCGCATCCCGAACACGCGACGGTCGGCGGGATGGTCGCAGCCAACACCAACGGCCTTACCCGCGGGCGCTATGGCACCGTCCGCGACTGGGTGATCGGCATCGCAGTGGCGTACCCGTCTGGCAAGGTCGCGCGAGCGGGCGGCAAGGTTGTCAAGAACGTCGCGGGCTATGACCTGATGAAGCTGCACATCGGCGCGCTCGGCACGCTGGGCGTGGTCGCGGAAGTGAACTTCAAAGTCCAGGCCCGGCCCGAGGCGGAAGCGACGTTGCTGGCCCACTTCGAGGCGCCGGGGCCCGCCCTCGCGGTGGGGCTCAAGCTGGCCCGCCAGTACCTCGCGCCCGCTGCCGCCATCGTCCTCGACGGTGAGACCTTTTCCGAGTTTCTCCCTCCCCCGCATGCAGGGGAGGGTCGGGGTGGGGGCCCGGCCCAGTGGACCCTCGCTCTGAAGCTGGAAGGCTATGCCCGCGAGGTCGATGCGGCCAAGGACGTGGCCATTGGGTTCATCCACGAGTCCGGCGGCGTTGTCGATGAACCGGGGATCCCGCCCTCTTTCTGGGACGCCGCCAGGGACTGGTCCGCTCCCGCGGACGAGGGGGTGGTGCTTCGCGCCGTCGTTCCTCTTAACTCAAGCCAAAACTTGATCGCGGCCGTTCGGGCGGATGCCCGGGTGCTGGCCCAGCCCGCGTCGGGCGTGGTCGACGTCCGGGTGCCGGCGACATCGGCCGCCGGGACCCTCTCACGGTTGCGCGACGCGGCCGGCGCCGAGGGGCAGGTGGTGGTCGCTGCGGCTCCCGTCGCCGTCAAACAGGCCGTTGACGTCTGGGGACCGCCGCCACCCGGCTTTCCCATCATGCGTGCCCTCAAGCAGGCCCTCGATCCGAATGGGATCCTCAACCCGGGCCGGTTCGTGGGCGGGATTTAG
- a CDS encoding (Fe-S)-binding protein has product MTELSTLDFKAQLQRDGVPTPATGIDMDLVRDCIHCGLCLPKCPTFRTLHHEGDSPRGRMWQIKEATLGLVAFDDPRFQAHIYQCFNCRACETACPSGVQFGTVMEMARAKTPPQNRRDRMVRAVLLNGLLPHPRRLKIAGWLYRATRALRLSALLRRSGAWKVLPLGKFAAFPPVGDTSPYRTPLPALTPAQGARRARVGLLTGCVQDEMFRGTNRRTALALARNGCDVIVPSARVCCGALASHAGEAQTAEHLAGLTMDAFGGPGLDAVVVNAAGCGSNMKEYEVQLRNDAGRREATPAFSKTVKDASEFLIALGLQPPTRAIRLKVAYQDPCHLLHGQKVHRQPRQVLAMIPGIELVEMKESDWCCGSAGVYNLTHPEISEEALGWKVRNIIDCGAQVIASANPGCVLQVGMGLQRAGHDVPVVHVMDLLGWAYGDDQQRPPIVRRAMA; this is encoded by the coding sequence ATGACCGAACTGTCCACCCTCGACTTCAAGGCGCAGCTCCAGCGGGATGGCGTGCCAACCCCGGCCACCGGCATCGACATGGACCTGGTCCGCGACTGCATTCACTGCGGGCTCTGCCTCCCCAAGTGCCCGACCTTCCGCACCCTGCACCACGAGGGCGACAGCCCGCGCGGGCGGATGTGGCAAATCAAAGAGGCGACGCTCGGCCTGGTGGCCTTCGATGACCCGCGCTTTCAGGCCCACATCTATCAGTGCTTCAACTGCCGTGCTTGCGAAACCGCCTGCCCGTCCGGCGTCCAGTTCGGAACCGTGATGGAGATGGCTCGTGCGAAGACCCCACCCCAGAATCGCCGCGACCGGATGGTGCGGGCCGTGCTCCTCAACGGGTTGCTGCCGCATCCGCGTCGCTTGAAGATCGCCGGCTGGCTCTACCGCGCCACGCGCGCGCTGCGGCTGTCTGCGCTCTTACGCCGGAGCGGCGCCTGGAAGGTCCTGCCTCTGGGCAAGTTTGCGGCCTTCCCGCCCGTGGGTGATACGAGTCCGTATCGGACGCCACTGCCTGCGCTGACTCCGGCGCAGGGCGCCCGTCGCGCCCGCGTCGGCCTGCTGACCGGCTGTGTCCAAGACGAGATGTTCCGGGGCACGAATCGCCGCACCGCGCTCGCCCTCGCGCGCAACGGCTGCGACGTGATCGTGCCATCGGCGCGCGTGTGCTGCGGCGCCCTGGCCTCGCACGCCGGGGAGGCGCAGACCGCCGAGCACCTCGCCGGCCTGACCATGGACGCTTTTGGCGGCCCGGGCCTCGACGCGGTGGTCGTCAACGCTGCGGGCTGCGGCTCGAACATGAAGGAGTACGAGGTGCAGCTCCGCAATGACGCCGGGCGCCGGGAGGCCACGCCGGCTTTCTCCAAGACGGTGAAGGATGCCTCGGAGTTCCTGATCGCGCTCGGCCTCCAACCACCGACTCGCGCCATCCGCCTCAAAGTCGCCTACCAGGACCCGTGCCACCTGTTGCACGGCCAGAAGGTGCACCGGCAGCCGAGACAGGTCCTCGCCATGATTCCCGGCATCGAGCTCGTCGAGATGAAGGAGTCAGATTGGTGTTGCGGCTCGGCTGGTGTCTACAACCTGACCCACCCGGAGATCTCCGAAGAGGCGCTCGGTTGGAAGGTGCGGAACATCATCGATTGCGGTGCGCAAGTGATCGCATCGGCCAACCCCGGGTGCGTCCTTCAGGTTGGGATGGGGCTGCAGCGCGCGGGCCACGACGTTCCCGTCGTTCATGTCATGGACCTGCTGGGCTGGGCGTACGGCGACGATCAGCAGCGCCCGCCGATCGTCCGCCGGGCGATGGCGTGA
- a CDS encoding methionyl-tRNA formyltransferase — protein MTLDHQPAFDDPWLDQLATRLWSKPEFSMVPIDLEEVPAQPYAGRRLDDQGPRVVFFGIPSDYGTAFLLHLIEKRVNLVAVVCSTRWQRTHPKADLIARIAGYLGRPVEVTADANSDAFVRCLSAYEPDIVVMASFDQILAAQTLAVPTRGWLNVHPSLLPRHRGPEPIYWTIVNGDREAGITVHQTVPRIDAGPILAQRRVEVYDEDTAGTLSKRLVTEGLGALDETLARLEAGRAEGIVPQAGSGSYEPPVRQVGLDWDQPFEQIERLVRAGDPDQPPFFTYRGRRRYVYGIRRVRARSREGPGVISPLPAGEMLAAAKDTVVAVRWRPVGHTHALRPLAKQQFP, from the coding sequence GTGACGCTCGATCATCAGCCCGCCTTCGACGATCCCTGGCTCGATCAGCTGGCCACCCGCTTATGGTCGAAGCCGGAGTTTTCGATGGTCCCGATCGACCTCGAGGAGGTGCCGGCACAGCCGTACGCCGGTCGTCGCCTCGACGACCAGGGACCTCGGGTCGTGTTCTTCGGCATCCCGTCGGACTACGGGACCGCATTTCTGCTGCACCTGATCGAAAAGCGCGTCAACCTCGTGGCCGTTGTCTGCAGCACGCGCTGGCAACGCACTCACCCCAAGGCCGACTTGATCGCGCGAATTGCCGGGTATCTCGGCCGTCCGGTGGAGGTGACGGCCGACGCTAACTCGGATGCGTTTGTCCGCTGCCTCAGTGCCTACGAGCCCGACATCGTCGTCATGGCCAGCTTCGACCAGATCCTCGCGGCGCAGACGCTGGCCGTCCCGACCCGCGGCTGGCTCAACGTCCACCCGTCGCTGCTTCCCCGCCACCGTGGCCCAGAGCCGATCTACTGGACGATCGTCAATGGCGACCGGGAGGCCGGCATCACCGTCCACCAGACCGTGCCGCGGATCGACGCCGGGCCGATTCTGGCTCAACGGCGGGTCGAGGTTTACGACGAGGACACCGCGGGCACGCTCAGCAAACGGCTGGTGACGGAAGGCCTCGGCGCCCTTGACGAGACGCTGGCGCGACTGGAGGCTGGCCGGGCCGAGGGCATCGTTCCCCAGGCGGGCAGCGGGAGCTATGAGCCACCGGTCCGCCAGGTCGGGCTCGACTGGGACCAGCCGTTCGAGCAGATCGAGCGGCTGGTGCGTGCGGGCGACCCGGACCAGCCCCCCTTCTTCACCTATCGAGGCCGGCGCCGCTATGTCTACGGGATCCGAAGGGTGCGAGCCCGCTCCCGCGAAGGCCCTGGCGTCATTTCACCGCTTCCCGCAGGAGAGATGCTGGCGGCGGCAAAAGACACCGTCGTGGCGGTCCGCTGGCGGCCGGTCGGGCACACCCACGCGCTCCGCCCGCTGGCCAAACAGCAATTTCCCTAG
- the erpA gene encoding iron-sulfur cluster insertion protein ErpA yields the protein MAQEMIEQDTQLISITDSALTQLRDLLQKQGRPEMGLRVFVQPGGCSGMSYGMGFEDRPEDGDAISNVGGVRLFVDSVSAQYIKGAEIDFVDSLMGGGFTVHNPNAVSSCSCGSSFDTGGDAGTARGCSH from the coding sequence ATGGCTCAGGAAATGATCGAACAAGACACCCAACTGATCAGTATTACGGACTCCGCCCTCACACAGTTGCGTGACCTCTTGCAGAAGCAGGGACGCCCGGAGATGGGCCTGCGCGTCTTCGTCCAGCCAGGCGGCTGCTCGGGCATGTCCTATGGCATGGGCTTCGAGGATCGCCCCGAAGACGGCGACGCGATCAGCAACGTCGGTGGCGTGCGGCTGTTTGTCGACTCGGTCAGCGCGCAGTACATCAAGGGTGCCGAGATCGATTTCGTTGACAGCCTGATGGGCGGCGGTTTTACGGTGCACAACCCCAACGCCGTCTCGAGCTGCTCATGCGGTAGCTCGTTCGACACCGGCGGCGACGCCGGCACCGCTCGCGGCTGCAGCCACTAG
- a CDS encoding response regulator has product MMAPQPRVLMVEDHPDIADLYQLKLQLEGYRVAVASDGAVGLSMARSLMPDLILLDIHMAQLDGLQVLAALREDKATDEVPVIVCSEDDSPQLIQEAHRLGAVAYLVKVNLLPSRLSQTVGDVLGQRGEFTIQAGRPGAREAS; this is encoded by the coding sequence ATGATGGCGCCCCAGCCCCGCGTCCTGATGGTCGAAGATCATCCGGACATTGCTGATCTCTATCAGCTCAAGCTTCAACTCGAGGGTTATCGCGTCGCCGTCGCGTCGGACGGTGCCGTCGGGCTGAGCATGGCCCGCTCCCTGATGCCCGACCTCATCCTGCTCGATATCCATATGGCGCAGCTCGACGGGCTGCAGGTGCTCGCCGCGCTGCGCGAGGACAAGGCCACCGACGAAGTCCCGGTCATCGTCTGCAGCGAAGATGACAGCCCGCAGCTGATCCAGGAGGCGCACCGACTGGGCGCGGTCGCCTACCTGGTGAAAGTGAATCTTTTGCCCAGTCGCCTCAGCCAGACCGTTGGCGATGTGCTGGGCCAACGGGGCGAGTTCACCATCCAGGCCGGCCGCCCCGGTGCCCGGGAAGCGTCCTGA
- a CDS encoding trypsin-like peptidase domain-containing protein, whose translation MIAEPFGAPEPPSSPPPPPPPSAAPRGGGPGSRTVLLTAVVVIGGLAGGVLGAEAVISRLPAAAAPSASSSTTSSSTTSTVAAQPLTAAAIYQKAAPGVVTITTELARRGRVGEGTGSGIVLDTAGNILTNEHVISGASQIQVTFSDGKTVAATVAGSSTSADLAVVHVSVAASSLHPLALGDSNTVRVGDAAYAIGAPFGLAETMTSGVISGLNRSNQSTGLTGLIQTDAPINPGNSGGALLNSLGQVVGINDSIESPVAGNVGVGFAIPINAAKKLLTTLEGGANQ comes from the coding sequence GTGATCGCGGAGCCTTTCGGCGCGCCAGAGCCGCCTTCAAGCCCGCCACCGCCGCCGCCACCGTCGGCGGCACCGCGAGGTGGTGGTCCGGGCTCTCGGACCGTGCTCCTGACGGCCGTGGTCGTGATCGGCGGACTCGCCGGCGGCGTGCTGGGCGCGGAGGCGGTCATCAGCCGCCTGCCTGCGGCAGCCGCCCCTTCAGCGAGCTCGAGTACGACATCGTCATCGACGACCAGCACAGTCGCCGCGCAGCCGTTGACCGCCGCCGCGATCTACCAGAAGGCCGCGCCGGGGGTGGTGACCATCACCACCGAGCTTGCTCGCCGCGGTCGGGTCGGCGAGGGCACCGGATCGGGAATCGTGCTCGATACCGCCGGCAACATCCTGACCAATGAGCATGTGATATCCGGGGCGAGCCAGATCCAGGTGACGTTCAGCGACGGCAAAACGGTGGCTGCCACAGTGGCCGGGTCGAGCACCAGCGCCGACCTGGCGGTCGTTCACGTTTCGGTGGCGGCGTCGAGCCTGCACCCGCTCGCGCTCGGGGACTCGAACACGGTTCGCGTTGGCGACGCGGCATATGCCATCGGCGCCCCCTTCGGACTCGCCGAAACGATGACGTCGGGTGTCATCTCCGGGCTCAATCGGAGTAATCAGAGCACCGGGCTCACCGGCCTGATCCAGACCGACGCGCCAATCAACCCCGGGAACTCGGGTGGCGCATTGCTGAACTCGCTTGGTCAGGTGGTGGGCATCAACGATTCCATTGAGAGCCCCGTTGCCGGCAATGTGGGCGTCGGATTCGCTATCCCGATCAACGCCGCCAAGAAGCTCCTGACCACGCTCGAGGGTGGCGCGAACCAGTAA
- the hpt gene encoding hypoxanthine phosphoribosyltransferase, which translates to MKLGRELISGDAIQKCVREMAEQVSRDYQGLERPLILLSVLKGSVCFATDLSRHLTVPVNFDYVAVSSYGAETQSSGHVQLLKDLTMDVTGRDVLMVEDIIDTGLTTSFLFDHVQRHRPKSLKLCVLLNKEERRITPVPISYKGFDIPNEFVVGYGLDFDELYRNLTAVHILEP; encoded by the coding sequence TTGAAGCTAGGACGGGAGCTGATCAGCGGCGATGCCATCCAGAAATGCGTGCGCGAGATGGCTGAGCAAGTTTCCCGGGACTACCAGGGCCTGGAGCGACCGCTCATCCTGCTCTCGGTTCTCAAGGGCTCAGTCTGTTTCGCGACGGACCTCAGCCGCCATCTGACAGTCCCCGTGAACTTCGATTACGTCGCGGTCAGCAGCTACGGTGCCGAAACCCAATCATCGGGACACGTCCAACTGCTCAAGGACCTCACCATGGACGTCACCGGGCGTGACGTCTTGATGGTGGAGGACATCATCGACACTGGGTTGACGACCTCGTTCTTGTTCGACCATGTCCAGCGCCATCGACCGAAGTCGCTGAAGCTCTGCGTCCTTCTCAACAAAGAGGAACGCCGCATCACGCCGGTCCCGATCTCCTACAAGGGGTTTGACATCCCCAACGAGTTTGTCGTCGGCTACGGGCTCGATTTCGACGAGCTTTACCGGAACCTCACTGCGGTCCACATCCTCGAGCCGTAG